Proteins co-encoded in one Dreissena polymorpha isolate Duluth1 chromosome 12, UMN_Dpol_1.0, whole genome shotgun sequence genomic window:
- the LOC127854169 gene encoding uncharacterized protein LOC127854169 yields MEQSLDKMRDEGQQLVHMDKIEEVNLSKQHQFRLSEDELSVFLEVQHRQGNILFFNTPELKRLVVLAPQWIIEAFKCFVTHISRRKPKFLKDWEDYEKLAILKPQIIDEIMNNNPHIKENKDDVIKYMEHLNVMAKPLTREDENNRATEQHKDGQEETYAFEYYNFKLLDFHIVPCRLKNAPPPIEQFTSPDCKRFKRTPVLGFVFCEKFMPPSFFHRLVAVCIRRWPIAQEGDEFRLYNGLAIFAIRSTYTLTIWYKDYIIYARIACCSNKHTSDIDFRLCQEVRRTLWQSLQDFVGHSVETPRTATAFDVYIQCPTMIQCLHTKGMLRAAQFNYESELDCEGCQKRHPVERTAALQCWFKNELDLADKCDGDDVNKLTDDDLLKAARIIDKEYWMLGIELGLSNVQLNQMYADPACKKNTYEFVFKYLVKWRNREAEKATLLRLNRAINAARLYSNVVSKPVSF; encoded by the coding sequence ATGGAACAGTCTCTTGACAAAATGAGAGATGAAGGCCAACAATTAGTACACATGGATAAGATTGAAGAAGTAAATCTTTCCAAACAACACCAATTCCGTCTTTCTGAAGATGAACTATCAGTGTTTCTGGAAGTACAGCATAGACAAGGCAACATCCTTTTTTTCAACACACCTGAACTGAAGCGTTTGGTAGTTCTTGCTCCCCAATGGATCATTGAAGCCTTCAAGTGTTTTGTAACACATATCAGTAGAAGAAAACCCAAATTTCTTAAAGATTGGGAAGACTATGAGAAGCTTGCAATTCTCAAACCACAAATTATAGATGAAATTATGAACAATAATCCTCACATTAAGGAAAACAAAGATGATGTCATTAAGTACATGGAACATCTGAATGTTATGGCCAAGCCTTTGACACGTGAAGACGAAAACAATCGAGCAACAGAACAACACAAAGATGGACAAGAGGAAACTTATGCTTTTGAATATTACAATTTCAAATTGCTTGATTTCCACATTGTTCCTTGTCGGCTGAAAAATGCACCGCCTCCCATAGAACAATTCACTTCACCTGACTGCAAACGATTTAAAAGAACCCCAGTTTTAGGTTTTGTTTTTTGCGAAAAGTTTATGCCTCCATCATTCTTCCATAGGCTCGTTGCTGTTTGCATCCGCCGTTGGCCAATCGCACAAGAAGGTGACGAATTCCGATTGTACAACGGATTGGCTATTTTTGCAATTCGCTCAACATACACTTTAACCATCTGGTATAAAGACTACATCATTTATGCAAGAATAGCGTGTTGTTCAAACAAGCATACGTCTGATATTGACTTTCGTCTTTGTCAAGAAGTTCGACGCACACTTTGGCAGAGTTTGCAAGATTTTGTTGGTCATTCTGTAGAAACACCACGAACTGCTACAGCATTTGATGTGTATATTCAATGTCCAACCATGATACAATGTTTACACACTAAAGGCATGCTGAGAGCCGCACAGTTCAATTACGAGAGTGAATTAGACTGTGAAGGATGCCAAAAACGTCATCCAGTTGAAAGAACCGCGGCTTTGCAATGTTGGTTCAAAAACGAACTGGATTTGGCAGACAAATGTGACGGTGATGATGTAAATAAACTAACCGACGATGATCTTTTAAAAGCTGCCAGGATCATTGATAAAGAATATTGGATGCTTGGCATTGAACTTGGGCTAAGCAATGTGCAGTTGAACCAGATGTATGCTGACCCTGCGTGTAAGAAGAACACGTATGAATTTGTTTTCAAGTACTTGGTTAAATGGAGGAACAGAGAGGCAGAGAAGGCAACGCTGCTAAGACTTAATAGGGCTATCAACGCTGCACGATTGTATTCAAATGTGGTTTCAAAGCCAGTTAGCTTTTAG
- the LOC127854170 gene encoding uncharacterized protein LOC127854170: MADGNNPTDDPPVVGDDVGIDPQTLEIARILRSLDEEITEEKSMPLLKEIITQIAHESVHDRNYNVLTDYMRRFVNVLGFSVQFSVSKTKEIIKILLKIWNEPNVARYVMQEVYKEDIDAAEKPFDPDKIPNAVKQLDDKAIKIFFKALQDGEEEVKNIRLMVVGMFGVGKTSLVNNLIKDFRDKNIIPPSTEGIDLHRCQVMEDGDWCLDTKYKLQKYKNRMESAFNKIPLNTNLATASTDYTDSIEGLPVKEQIDADVPDNQIQTEPEKMNNNRDYTEQHVKDEFVQNYLPLVQKMNENKDEPVKDSNVPLERIKTEITVSVWDFAGQTLYYSTHQFFLNQRSIYLVLMDMTKSLKDNVKELDGSGIWCGLVNECTYLDVFKFWLNAIHMYSGYKSTTGEINPTVILVGTRKDQMEGNDQDKEKTKDRYFNKALLSFERDSPVLNHIHEKIF, encoded by the coding sequence ATGGCAGATGGGAACAACCCAACCGATGATCCTCCTGTTGTGGGCGATGATGTGGGAATTGATCCCCAAACACTGGAGATCGCTCGCATTTTACGGTCACTGGATGAGGAGATTACAGAGGAAAAAAGTATGCCATTGCTAAAAGAAATAATCACACAAATTGCCCATGAGTCAGTCCATGATAGAAATTACAATGTTTTGACAGATTATATGAGGCGCTTTGTCAATGTTCTTGGCTTTAGTGTACAGTTTTCAGTTAGTAAGACCAAAGAGATCATTAAAATACTGCTTAAAATCTGGAATGAACCAAATGTGGCAAGGTATGTGATGCAAGAAGTTTACAAGGAGGATATTGATGCTGCTGAAAAACCATTTGACCCAGATAAGATCCCAAATGCTGTGAAACAGTTGGATGACAAAGCcatcaagattttttttaaagcattacAAGATGGAGAGGAAGAAGTTAAGAATATACGCCTGATGGTTGTTGGCATGTTTGGTGTGGGGAAGACTTCACTTGTGAACAATCTGATTAAAGACTTCCgagataaaaacattattcctCCAAGCACAGAAGGTATTGATCTTCACAGGTGTCAAGTGATGGAAGATGGGGATTGGTGTTTGGATACAAAATACAAGTTACAGAAATATAAAAATAGGATGGAAAGTGCGTTCAACAAAATTCCATTGAACACTAATTTAGCAACTGCTTCTACTGATTACACTGATAGCATAGAAGGTTTGCCTGTAAAAGAACAAATAGATGCTGATGTTCCTGACAATCAAATACAAACTGAACCAgaaaaaatgaacaataatagGGACTATACTGAACAACATGTAAAAGATGAGTTTGTACAAAACTATTTACCATTGGTACAAAAGATGAACGAAAACAAAGATGAACCTGTAAAAGACTCGAACGTTCCTCTAGAAAGAATAAAAACAGAGATAACTGTTTCTGTTTGGGATTTTGCAGGCCAGACACTGTACTATTCTACACATCAGTTCTTTTTGAATCAAAGGTCGATTTACTTAGTGCTAATGGACATGACAAAAAGTTTGAAGGACAACGTCAAAGAGTTGGATGGAAGCGGAATTTGGTGTGGTTTGGTTAATGAGTGTACGTATTTGGATGTATTTAAGTTTTGGCTGAATGCAATCCACATGTATAGTGGTTATAAGTCAACAACAGGGGAAATAAACCCAACTGTCATTTTAGTTGGAACTCGAAAAGATCAAATGGAGGGAAATGATCAAGACAAAGAAAAAACAAAGGATAGATATTTCAATAAAGCGCTTTTGTCCTTTGAACGAGATTCACCAGTATTAAATCATATTCATGAGAAGATATTCTGA